The nucleotide sequence CATCGGTGTCCACGATCTGCGCGGCCATCCCGTCGTGTACCAGAACGTCGAGGTAGTGGTCACGGACCGTCCAAAGACTGCCCGCGCGGGTAATGGTCGCAATATCGATGTAATAGTCGTGTTCACGGGGACCGTGAAAGTCGTAGCGGCAGACGACCACGCCGAGGGCGGGCAGCAGATGCGCCTGCCAGTGCTGAATTCGTGGATGCGCTACAAAGTCCCGAGCGACAAAGAGGCCGTGCCCGTGTTCGCGGTAGGTATGAACGGGGCGAACCCCCGTATTGGTGTGATGCTGCCCCGCCGCCACGTCGTGCCGTTCGGTTTTCACCGGTTCCGCTCCGCGCATGAACCACCGTACCTGGCCTACCCCCTGCCGGGATATGAATGTTTACCCAAGTCTCCTTTCATGAAGAAGGAGGCGCGGTTCAGAGGACCGGCAGGGCCGGCAAGCGGTCAAAGCCTTCCGGAACAAACAGGCTGCCCTCGGTGGTTCCTTGGTCCGAGAGGGCCTGCAGGCGAGCCGTGAGCGCTGCGGCATCCAGGTCGCCGGCCAGGAAGGCGCGGTGGAGGCCGAGGACCTCGCCCACCTGCTCGGGCGTCTCGTGGACGAATTCCAGGCGAAAGTCACGCAGACCGGCCGCCAGCCAGTCGGTGAGGTGAGCGCCCGCAATCTGGGGGCGGCCCTCGAAGACGGTGTTGCGGCAGCCTACATCGGCCATCACGGGATGGCTCAAGCCACGTTCGTCGCGCAGCGCCACCCGGTGTGACTCGCAGGGGTGGCCGCAGCTCGTGTAGTCGGTGCCCTGGGACAGGAAGCGGCAGAATACGCAATGCTCGGTATGAAAGACCGGCAGATGCTGGTAGGCGATCACTTCCAGCCGCTCGGGGCCGACGAGACCGGCGAGTTCGGTGATCTGCCGAGCGTTCAGGTCATGCGTAGGCGTGATCCGCGTCAGCCCCAACTCAAGGAGTGCACGGGTCGTGAGAACGTTGGCGGCGTTCAGGCTGAAATCACCCGTGAGGGCGGGGAGGTCGGGGACCCTTTGCAAGCCTTCGAGCAAGCCGCCCGAACGCACCAGCAGATCCGCCCCCAGCGAGAGCAGAAACTTCTGGAGGTTCTGCTCGGTCGGCTTGAGAATCCGTGGGCTCGCCACCCGCACCGCGAGACCGGCGGCCCGCACCCGCTCCACGCTGGGTTTGAGGCCATACAGTTCGAGGTAGTCGAGCGTGATGGAGTCGGGCCGCTCGGCCAGCGCTGCTTCCAACTGCTCGGGGGTGCGCACAAGCACGTGCAGGCGGGGCTGCGGGTCGTGGGCCGCAGGCTGCCGCCTCAGCTGCCGCAGCTCCTGGGCGAGCCGGGGCGTGACGCGGCGTTGGGGGACCTGACCGCGCAGGGCGGTGAGCGCGGCCACGGCTTCACGGCGCAGCGCGTTGAGGCCCGAGACGGGGAGGAACGCCGTTCCCGACAGATCGGCGGTGAGCGCAGCGAGGTGGTAACCGGTCCCGCCCAGCTTGCCGAACTGTTCGCGCAGGATCACCTCGTCGAGCGCTCGGTTGCGCGCGG is from Deinococcus sp. YIM 77859 and encodes:
- a CDS encoding DUF402 domain-containing protein; the protein is MKTERHDVAAGQHHTNTGVRPVHTYREHGHGLFVARDFVAHPRIQHWQAHLLPALGVVVCRYDFHGPREHDYYIDIATITRAGSLWTVRDHYLDVLVHDGMAAQIVDTDELLAAHEAGLIVTPELHGAVAAAHRVLSGLAHARYSVEDWLRTCGVELEWLPAREYA